AGTGCTCCAGGTAGGCGTCCCCCGGCACGAACAGTTCGAGGTCGTCCCGGGCGAAGGCCGCCGCCGTCATCCAGTTGTAGTAGGGCTGCTCCAGCGGGGTCGGGTTGTACCACAGAACGCGCGTCTCGAAGGCGGCCCGGTCCGGCGGAAGGCGGATCTCGACCCGCCACGGCGTCCGCGCCGGGAGGTCCGTGGCGCCGACGATCGTGCTTACGCTCCCGTCCGCGTTCTCCCGCATGAGATAGTCGACGGGCGTGGCCGTGGCCGGCGTGTGCCCGATGACGCCGAAGTTGAACTCGAGGCCGCCCGAGGTCCACGGCCCGCGCAGCGCGATGTCCCGGAACTTCATCACTTCGTTCCGATAGATGAACTCGTGGCCCGTCTCCTTCACCACGGCCCCCCACACCTTGCCACCCACCTCGGGAAGGACGAAGACCTCGACGAGGTCGTTCTCCATCCTCACGACCTTCCATTCCCGGGGCTCCGACGTCGCCGCGTACCCCTCGAACGTGTGGTAGGGGTAGAGCCGGCGGTCGGTGGCGAGCACCGGCACGGGGTTCGGATCCGAAAACGGGTACGTATCGAGGACGCGCACCTCCTCGGAGATCCGCGCACGCGGTCCGGCGGTATCGCACGAAGCGGCGGCCAGCGCGGCACACGCGGCAGCCGAGGTCAGCGCGGCGACCCGCGAACTCCGCGAAGTCAATCGCGACAAGTGACACCTCCTCCGCTCGTTACGGTAGCGCCGTCGGCGGCGTCGGCGACGAACAGTGCCCGGCGGTCGACCCCTCCGCGGGGGGCGTAGAAACGATCGATCAGTGCTTCGATCACGCTCTTCGCCCGGTTCGCGCGGCAGAGCGCGACCGCGCAGCCGCCGAATCCCGCTCCCGTGAGCCGCGCGCCGGCCGCGCCCGCGTCGAGAGCCACGCCCACGATCTTGTCGAGTGCCTGCGTGCTCACGCTGAAGTCATCGCGCAGGCTTGCGTGCGATGCGTTCATCAACCGGCCGAAGGCGGCCAGGTTCTCGCTGCGAAGCGCGCGCTCGGCCTCGATCACCCGGCGACCCTCCGTGGCCACATGACGAAAGCGCCTCGACAACGTGAGGGGCAAGGATTTCCCGGCCCGGGCCAGGATGGATGCGAACTCGTCCTCGTCGGCTTCCACCACCTCCGGCCAGGATGTCCGGCCAACCCGTTCGAGGGCCTCCGCGCACTGGGCCCGCCGCTCGTTGTACAACCCGCGTACCGCGCCCGCCTTCTCCGCGCGCGTCAACGACGAGGCGACCACCCACCGCCATCCTTCCGGTACCGGCAGCGGCGTCACGCGCAGCGGCCCGAAGTCGATCCGCAGCGCGTGCCCTTCCTTTCCGCAGAGAGACACCGCCTGATCCATGCCGCCGCCCTGCACCCCGACGTAACGCTCGGCGCGGGCGAGGAGCGCCGCGAGTTCCAGCGCCTCCACCTCCGCTTCGTTGGCGTGCAGCAGGGCCAGCGCGGACGCCACTACGAGTGCGGATGAGGACGACAACCCCTCCGCCTCCGGCAGGGTGCCCGTAACCGTGCCGCGGATGCCTCGTTTCAATCCCACACCGTGGTCCAGCAACCCCCTGGCCGCGGCCCTCACATAGTTCGACCAGTGTCCCCGGGGTGCGGATTCGATCGTGCGGTCCAGCCGGAAGGCGAACGAACCGTGGGCGGAGTCGCCTTCGAGTTCGACCGTCGCCTGCCCGGCCGCCTCGAAGTCGAGGTGGACGTGTCGGTCGAGAGCCATCGGCAGCACGGGCAGGCCGTTGTAGTCGATGTGCTCTCCGATCAGGTTGATGCGCCCCGGAGCAGTCGCGATCCCGCCGGGCGGCGCCTGCGGCGGACCGAAGAGTGACGCCTGCGCCGCGCGGAGCGGCTCCGGGCGCACGTGCGGCGTCCAGAGATCGACGGGATACGCGCCGGCCTCGGTCAGTCTTCGGAGCGAGTCGGCGACGCGCTCGCGGTCTTCGGGGAAGGTGACCCCCATCCACCCCGGCCCCACGGGCACGAGGCCGCAGCGCGTCCGTTCGGCGGCGGCCAGATTGCCGACGGCTTCCGACAGGTAGAATTCGTCCTCGATCCCCGGGGACTCCGCGAGGAAGTCTCGGAAGCGCTCCTCGAGCAGGGGCAGGATCACGGGGAAGAATCCCCACAGGCCCATGCACGCCGGACTGTCCGCGTCCACCCGGACTGCCGCGCCCGAGGCGGTGCGCCCGATGACGCCGGGCGGGGTGGCCGGGGATTCCGCGTCGTCGCCCGCCCGCGCCGCGACGCCGTCGAGGCGCAGATCCAGGCCCTCGGTCATGTGGAGTAGTGTGCCGTCGGGCCCCGGTTCGCACAGGCCGCGCGACACGCCACCGTGGGCCGACAGAGTGTCGGCCAGGGGCGAGGTCGCCGCGAAGGCGCGGATGCCCGCGGGCGGAGCCGCGAGCGCGTGCGCCAGGCGCTCGTAGGCGACCCGCCCGTAGAAGTCGTCCGCGTTGCAGACGGCGAACGGGGTCTGGCGGGGCAGAGCGGCTGCCGCGGCCAGCACGGCAAATCCCGTGCCCCAGGGCCGGACGCGACCGGGCGGCGGGAGGGGGACGAGGTCCGCGTCAACGAGACGCTGGCAGGCGAAGGAGAGCGAGAGCCCTGCAGCCCGCAGCGGAGTCAGGCTCGCCTCGAACTCATCCTGTTGACTCTCGCGAACCACGAGCACGAAACGCCCGAACCCCGCGCGCACGGCGTCGTACACGGCATATTCGATCAGCGACGCGCCGCCCGGCCCCACCGGTTCGAGTTGCTTGGCGCGGCCGAACCGCGTGGATCGCCCGGCGGCGAGGATCACCAGCGTCGGCCGCTCCGGCCGGTCGCCCT
This Candidatus Palauibacter polyketidifaciens DNA region includes the following protein-coding sequences:
- a CDS encoding DUF5107 domain-containing protein, coding for MSRLTSRSSRVAALTSAAACAALAAASCDTAGPRARISEEVRVLDTYPFSDPNPVPVLATDRRLYPYHTFEGYAATSEPREWKVVRMENDLVEVFVLPEVGGKVWGAVVKETGHEFIYRNEVMKFRDIALRGPWTSGGLEFNFGVIGHTPATATPVDYLMRENADGSVSTIVGATDLPARTPWRVEIRLPPDRAAFETRVLWYNPTPLEQPYYNWMTAAAFARDDLELFVPGDAYLEH
- the galK gene encoding galactokinase is translated as MSGAVSIDGARQGDRPERPTLVILAAGRSTRFGRAKQLEPVGPGGASLIEYAVYDAVRAGFGRFVLVVRESQQDEFEASLTPLRAAGLSLSFACQRLVDADLVPLPPPGRVRPWGTGFAVLAAAAALPRQTPFAVCNADDFYGRVAYERLAHALAAPPAGIRAFAATSPLADTLSAHGGVSRGLCEPGPDGTLLHMTEGLDLRLDGVAARAGDDAESPATPPGVIGRTASGAAVRVDADSPACMGLWGFFPVILPLLEERFRDFLAESPGIEDEFYLSEAVGNLAAAERTRCGLVPVGPGWMGVTFPEDRERVADSLRRLTEAGAYPVDLWTPHVRPEPLRAAQASLFGPPQAPPGGIATAPGRINLIGEHIDYNGLPVLPMALDRHVHLDFEAAGQATVELEGDSAHGSFAFRLDRTIESAPRGHWSNYVRAAARGLLDHGVGLKRGIRGTVTGTLPEAEGLSSSSALVVASALALLHANEAEVEALELAALLARAERYVGVQGGGMDQAVSLCGKEGHALRIDFGPLRVTPLPVPEGWRWVVASSLTRAEKAGAVRGLYNERRAQCAEALERVGRTSWPEVVEADEDEFASILARAGKSLPLTLSRRFRHVATEGRRVIEAERALRSENLAAFGRLMNASHASLRDDFSVSTQALDKIVGVALDAGAAGARLTGAGFGGCAVALCRANRAKSVIEALIDRFYAPRGGVDRRALFVADAADGATVTSGGGVTCRD